The Chryseolinea soli genome contains a region encoding:
- a CDS encoding CehA/McbA family metallohydrolase, with amino-acid sequence MNVIYMGLIMAICISSVSLAQSTYTNPWALKDVGTLPPVASLTGGVWLKGDLHVHSRHSKESSNHPISKIIDFSKAAGIDYVCITDHDNHVDGDVAHHTWADPEFKSESVLLLYGAEWTTTRGHGNVFSAKPYEHQRLYDVRDQRDVNVGAVKKELGIHLSANHPSGKDHFGYSYDMLESIEVWNSAVWPKNANAIMIWDDMLSSGRKLTGRGGSDVHHGAPDTPDKATKNTVQVKANNIGTPTTWVFATARTSQAVVDALTNGRVSVSANPYAPRVEFFADLDQDGKMDMMMGDNMKPTGKPVKFRVQLSGNSVAGEYTVRVIKNGNPFDTLQVNAKTPYVEFTDTPANLGRTYYRVMIEGTPTPYPQVPESMALSENMIALSNPIFFNFDPKF; translated from the coding sequence ATGAATGTTATTTACATGGGATTGATTATGGCGATCTGCATCAGCAGCGTTTCGCTGGCACAGTCGACCTACACCAATCCTTGGGCGCTCAAGGATGTGGGCACGTTGCCGCCAGTGGCCAGCCTTACGGGCGGCGTGTGGCTGAAGGGTGATTTGCATGTGCACTCGCGTCACAGCAAAGAGTCGTCGAACCATCCCATCTCAAAAATTATAGACTTTTCGAAAGCCGCTGGCATCGATTATGTCTGCATCACCGATCACGACAACCATGTCGACGGCGATGTGGCACATCACACCTGGGCCGATCCGGAGTTTAAGTCAGAGTCGGTGTTGCTTCTATACGGCGCCGAATGGACAACGACGCGTGGACATGGCAATGTCTTCTCGGCCAAACCTTATGAGCATCAGCGATTATATGACGTGCGCGATCAGCGGGATGTGAACGTTGGGGCGGTGAAGAAGGAGCTCGGCATTCACCTTTCGGCCAACCACCCGAGCGGGAAAGATCATTTTGGATACTCTTATGATATGCTCGAATCCATCGAAGTCTGGAACTCGGCCGTTTGGCCCAAGAACGCCAATGCGATCATGATCTGGGACGACATGCTTTCATCGGGTCGCAAGCTGACAGGCCGCGGAGGAAGCGACGTACATCATGGTGCACCTGACACGCCCGACAAGGCCACGAAGAATACCGTGCAAGTAAAAGCCAACAACATCGGAACGCCCACCACCTGGGTATTTGCCACGGCGCGGACTTCGCAAGCGGTGGTGGACGCCCTTACCAACGGGCGCGTTTCCGTTAGCGCAAATCCTTATGCACCCCGCGTTGAATTCTTCGCCGATCTCGACCAGGACGGCAAGATGGACATGATGATGGGTGACAACATGAAGCCTACCGGAAAACCCGTCAAGTTCCGCGTCCAACTCAGCGGCAATAGCGTCGCCGGGGAATACACGGTACGCGTGATAAAGAATGGCAATCCGTTCGACACGTTGCAAGTGAACGCCAAGACGCCTTATGTCGAGTTTACGGACACCCCTGCAAACCTGGGCAGAACATACTACCGCGTGATGATCGAGGGCACGCCCACACCCTACCCGCAGGTGCCTGAATCGATGGCACTGAGTGAGAACATGATCGCGCTGTCGAACCCGATCTTTTTCAATTTCGATCCGAAGTTCTGA
- a CDS encoding type II toxin-antitoxin system HicA family toxin has translation MKSSELLRALQRAGWYVDRQNGSHVIMKHPEKEKAFISVPNHGSAEVGKGLLRNIQKKAGL, from the coding sequence ATGAAATCAAGTGAATTGCTGCGCGCGCTTCAGCGTGCCGGGTGGTATGTGGACAGGCAAAACGGATCGCATGTGATCATGAAGCATCCGGAAAAAGAGAAGGCCTTCATCTCCGTGCCCAACCATGGTAGTGCAGAAGTTGGTAAAGGGCTTCTTAGAAACATTCAGAAAAAAGCGGGCCTTTAA
- a CDS encoding XRE family transcriptional regulator, with the protein MKKLVVKIEKTSTGFSAYCEKYPAFTTGKTLTELSSNMVESLNLYFDEEGKGRKVTARDLNFQLDLGNLFEIFPINVKAFSNRLGMNYTLLIQYVKGVKKPSAKQTEKILEGMQEIGKELCEIRLV; encoded by the coding sequence ATGAAGAAACTGGTTGTAAAAATTGAAAAAACAAGCACAGGCTTTTCCGCCTATTGTGAAAAGTATCCTGCCTTCACCACCGGAAAGACCTTGACGGAGCTCTCCTCGAACATGGTCGAATCGCTGAACCTCTATTTTGACGAAGAAGGAAAAGGAAGGAAGGTCACCGCGCGTGATCTCAACTTCCAACTCGATCTGGGCAATCTTTTTGAGATCTTTCCCATCAACGTAAAGGCTTTCTCGAACCGGTTGGGAATGAACTACACGCTTTTGATCCAATATGTCAAAGGCGTGAAAAAGCCTTCGGCAAAACAGACGGAGAAGATCTTAGAGGGCATGCAGGAAATAGGGAAGGAGTTGTGTGAGATACGGCTGGTGTAA
- a CDS encoding 6-phosphogluconolactonase translates to MKLHIYPDYKSLSRAVADVVGLYISKKPKSLVCLASGHTPMGVFECMVTDILDKRLDVSQCTFVGLDEWVGLGPQDDGSCRTMMNDSFFIPASILPEQIHFFDGLATNLQHEADRINALINRHHGLDVMLVGVGTNGHIAMNEPGTPFDAAAHVSTLAEETKTVGQKYFSQSTRLDKGLTLGLRHVREARLPILIANGYTKNAILKKALKLPASEALPASIFQQLEHGVVMVDAEAGEAL, encoded by the coding sequence ATGAAGCTCCATATTTACCCCGACTATAAAAGCCTCAGTCGCGCCGTGGCGGATGTCGTCGGTTTGTATATTTCCAAAAAACCCAAGTCGCTGGTCTGCCTCGCCTCGGGCCATACGCCGATGGGCGTGTTCGAATGCATGGTGACCGATATTTTGGACAAAAGATTGGATGTGAGCCAGTGCACCTTTGTGGGTCTCGACGAATGGGTGGGCTTGGGCCCGCAAGACGATGGCTCGTGTCGCACCATGATGAACGATTCTTTTTTTATTCCCGCCAGCATCCTGCCCGAGCAAATTCATTTCTTCGACGGACTGGCGACCAATCTGCAACACGAAGCGGACCGCATCAATGCATTGATCAATAGGCATCATGGTTTGGATGTTATGCTGGTGGGTGTCGGCACAAACGGGCACATCGCCATGAACGAGCCGGGAACACCCTTCGATGCCGCAGCCCATGTGAGCACGCTGGCTGAAGAAACAAAGACCGTCGGACAAAAATACTTTTCCCAATCCACCCGTCTTGACAAGGGCCTTACCCTGGGGCTAAGACATGTCCGCGAAGCGAGACTGCCTATCCTCATTGCCAACGGCTATACGAAGAACGCCATTTTGAAAAAGGCCCTTAAGCTTCCCGCTTCCGAAGCGCTCCCGGCCAGCATTTTTCAACAGCTGGAACACGGCGTGGTGATGGTCGATGCCGAGGCTGGTGAGGCCTTGTAG